Proteins encoded by one window of Antechinus flavipes isolate AdamAnt ecotype Samford, QLD, Australia chromosome 4, AdamAnt_v2, whole genome shotgun sequence:
- the DENND4B gene encoding DENN domain-containing protein 4B isoform X4, which produces MAEERPPRLVDYFVVAGLAGSGGAVPEETGGPEPGGPLRPPRPADPITDVAIIARALGEEVPQGYTCIQTSASGHPLELSAGLLGGSQPTICYRRGRDKPPLVELGVLYEGKEHPKPGFQVLETTPYSHSANLAPPGPGHPRTYLTYRRAAEGAGLHALGITDLCLILPSKGEGTPHTYCRLPRNLNPGMWGPAVYLCYKVGLAKANTLVYEAELLGRYPEQDNEAFPLPESVPVFCLPMGATIECWPAQTKYPVPVFSTFVLTGAAGDKVYGAALQFYEAFPRARLSERQARALGLLSAVERGRALGGRAVRSRRAVAVLSRWPAFSAFHAFLTFLYRYSVSGPHRLPLEAHISHFMHNVPFPSPQRPRILVQMSPYDNLLLCQPVSSPLPLSGASFLQLLQSLGPELAVTLLLAVLTEHKLLVHSLRPDLLTSVCEALVSMIFPLHWQCPYIPLCPLVLADVLSAPVPFIVGIHSSYFDLHDPPADVICVDLDTNTLFQTEEKKLLLPRTLPRRPYKVLLNTLTTLHQQLDQTYTRPEEEASLEFLLTDYEAVCGRRARLEREVQGAFLRFMACLLKGYRAFLRPLTQAPSESARDVENLFFLQGFLKSRERSSHKFYAQLLHTQMFSQFIEECSFGSSRHAALEFFDSCVDKVHPEQEKPEPVPLVELEEPSGSELTVFITPPEEPIVAEGSESTPLYCYDGFPELRAELFESPQEQPGLSPAPGPSRSAPSSPAPRRTKQEMKVAQRVAQKSAAVPELWARCLLGHCYGLWFLCLPAYVQSSSSRVRALHTAYQVLRQMESRKVVLPDEAVLESKWPSGTTGGRLRWAKLRNVVLGAAQFRQPLRERRQQEQALRGARSSQPEPHLERPSPTRPLHRQTTWAGRSLRDPASPTGRLVKSGSLGSARGAQPTVEAGVAHMIEALGVLEPQGSPLSWHDGSLSDVSLASEDPAPGGSPGGTGMALSAHSAEALDGLGGQAPKAGKRQDAVGTPRRGIGARLQQLLTPSRRSPASRAPPPELPSDLSLSARRSPMDSLLRPRERPGSTASESSTSLGSEWDLSENSLSSLSIQRSSERLSDTPGLSQPPPVEILLSSCSLCRACDSLVYDEEIMAGWAPDDSNLNTTCPFCSRPFVPLLSVQTLDSRPRDLHNPPTSASASNKDAPLPGGPGPVLSDRRLCLALDDSSVCNGDAESVPRRVEGGAWAYLSPLVLRKELESLVENEGSEVLALPELPAAHPILFWNLLWYFQRLRLPSTLPGLVLAAGDGPPSAQAPSLPSEPAAVQVRLLWDVLTPEPDSCPPLYVLWKAHSQIPHRVAWPGTAPAPLSSLTLLEAVLLHVGFNEVHKAVALLLDMLGPPPGGLHLQRSIYREILFLTMAALGKDHVDIAAFDKKYKAAFNKLASSLGKEELRRRRAQMPSPKAIDCRKCFGAPLEC; this is translated from the exons ATGGCAGAAGAACGGCCCCCCCGGCTAGTGGATTACTTTGTGGTGGCAGGGTTGGCAGGGAGTGGAGGAGCAGTCCCTGAGGAAACTGGGGGTCCTGAACCGGGGGGCCCCTTGCGCCCACCCCGACCAGCGGATCCCATCACGGATGTGGCCATCATTGCCCGGGCTCTGGGAGAAGAGGTGCCCCAAGGCTACACTTGTATTCAAACCTCAGCTAGTGGTCACCCCCTAGAGCTCAGTGCTGGACTTCTGGGTGGCTCCCAGCCTACCATATGTTACCGCAGAGGGCGAGACAAGCCTCCTCTTGTTGAATTGGG GGTATTATATGAGGGGAAGGAACATCCTAAACCAGGTTTCCAGGTGCTGGAGACAACGCCCTATAGCCACTCTGCCAACCTGGCTCCTCCAGGCCCTGGGCATCCCCGCACCTACCTCACTTATCGACGGGCAGCTGAAGGGGCAGGGCTGCATGCCCTGGGTATCACTGATCTCTGTCTGATCCTGCCCAGCAAAGGCGAGGGAACCCCCCACACATACTGCCGCCTGCCTCGAAATCTCAATCCTGGCATG TGGGGCCCAGCTGTGTACTTGTGCTACAAGGTGGGCCTGGCAAAGGCTAACACGCTGGTCTATGAAGCAG AACTGCTAGGCCGGTACCCCGAGCAGGACAACGAGGCATTCCCACTGCCGGAGTCTGTGCCTGTCTTCTGCCTGCCTATGGGAGCCACTATTGAGTGTTGGCCTGCTCAGACCAAATACCCGGTGCCCGTCTTCTCCACTTTTGTGCTCACAGGTGCAGCTGGTGACAAG GTGTATGGGGCAGCCCTGCAGTTCTATGAGGCATTCCCACGGGCTCGGCTGTCAGAGCGGCAGGCGAGGGCACTGGGGCTGTTGAGTGCAGTGGAACGGGGCCGGGCACTGGGTGGCCGGGCTGTGCGCAGTCGCCGGGCTGTGGCGGTGCTGTCCCGATGGCCTGCCTTCTCTGCTTTCCATGCCTTCCTCACCTTCCTTTATCGATACTCTGTCTCTGGCCCCCACCGATTGCCCTTGGAAGC GCACATCTCCCACTTCATGCACAATGTTCCATTCCCCTCCCCTCAGAGACCCCGTATCCTGGTACAG ATGTCCCCCTATGACAACCTGCTCCTCTGTCAACCTGTTTCGTCTCCCCTGCCTCTGAG CGGTGCCAGCTTTTTGCAGCTGCTACAGAGCCTGGGGCCTGAGCTGGCAGTAACTCTGCTACTTGCCGTTCTGACTGAGCATAAGCTTCTGGTTCACTCTCTCCGGCCTGACCTGCTTACCAGTGTCTGTGAGGCCCTGGTCTCT ATGATCTTCCCACTACACTGGCAGTGCCCCTACATCCCTCTCTGCCCACTGGTGCTGGCAGATGTGCTGAGTGCACCTGTACCCTTCATCGTGGGCATCCACTCCAGCTACTTCGACCTGCATGACCCACCTGCCGATGTCATCTGCGTTGACCTTGACACCAACACACTCTTCCA GACAGAAGAAAAGAAGCTGCTCTTGCCCAGAACCCTCCCCCGCCGGCCATACAAAGTGCTGCTGAACACACTGACCACCCTCCACCAGCAGCTGGACCAGA CATACACGAGGCCTGAAGAGGAGGCATCTTTGGAGTTTCTGCTGACTGACTATGAAGCGGTGTGTGGGAGACGGGCACGGCTGGAGCGGGAAGTCCAAGGGGCCTTCCTTCGCTTTATGGCCTGCCTGCTTAAGGGCTACCGAGCCTTCCTCCGACCACTCACCCAGGCGCCCTCTGAGAGTGCTCGTGATGTGGAAAACCTCTTCTTCCTGCAGG gCTTCCTAAAGTCTCGAGAACGCTCCAGCCACAAATTCTATGCCCAGCTACTACACACTCAGATGTTCTCACAGTTTATTGAGGAATGCTCCTTTGGCTCTTCCCGACACGCTGCCCTGGAGTTCTTTGACTCATGTGTTGATAAG GTTCACCCAGAACAGGAAAAGCCAGAGCCTGTGCCCTTGGTAGAGCTGGAAGAGCCATCAGGGAGTGAGCTCACAGTCTTTATCACTCCTCCGGAGGAGCCCATAGTGGCGGAGGGCAGTGAGTCTACTCCTCTATACTG TTACGATGGGTTTCCTGAGCTTCGAGCCGAACTGTTTGAGTCCCCCCAGGAACAACCTGGACTTTCTCCTGCACCGGGCCCCTCTCGAAGTGCACCCAGTAGTCCTGCTCCCCGTCGCACTAAACAG GAGATGAAGGTCGCCCAGCGGGTGGCCCAGAAGTCAGCAGCAGTGCCTGAGCTCTGGGCACGGTGCCTGCTGGGACACTGTTATGGGCTGTGGTTCCTGTGTTTACCTGCTTACGTTCAGTCGTCTTCTTCTCGAGTCCGGGCTCTACACACTGCCTACCAGGTGCTTCGACAAATGGAGAGCCGAAAGGTGGTGCTGCCTGATGAG GCTGTACTAGAAAGCAAGTGGCCCTCCGGCACCACAGGGGGCCGCCTCCGTTGGGCCAAGCTCCGGAATGTGGTCCTGGGAGCCGCCCAGTTCCGTCAGCCTCTTCGGGAGCGGAGGCAGCAGGAACAGGCATTGAGGGGGGCAAGAAGTTCCCAGCCAG AGCCCCACCTGGAGAGGCCCTCCCCGACCCGTCCCCTTCATCGCCAGACCACCTGGGCAGGGCGAAGCCTTCGGGACCCAGCCTCTCCCACTGGGCGGCTAGTGAAGAGTGGTAGTCTGGGTAGTGCCCGAGGGGCACAGCCCACTGTGGAGGCTGGTGTGGCACACA tGATAGAGGCCCTGGGTGTCTTAGAACCCCAGGGGTCCCCTTTGTCCTGGCACGATGGCAGCCTCTCTGATGTAAGCCTGGCAAGTGAAGATCCAGCGCCTGGAGGCAGCCCTGGGGGAACAGGCATGGCTCTGAGTGCCCATTCAGCTGAGGCCCTAGATGGGCTGGGTGGGCAGGCACCCAAGGCTGGCAAGCGGCAGGATGCAGTGGGTACTCCCCGAAGGGGAATAGGTGCCCGTTTGCAGCAGTTGCTCACCCCCTCCCGCCGCAGCCCTGCTTCCCGTGCCCCTCCACCTGAGCTGCCCTCAGACTTGTCCCTCTCAGCCCGCCGAAGTCCTATGGACAGCCTCCTGCGACCCCGGGAACGTCCAGGATCCACTGCCTCTGAG AGCTCCACATCTCTGGGCAGTGAGTGGGATCTCTCTGAAAACTCCCTCAGCAGCCTCAGCATTCAGCGTTCCTCGGAGCGCCTCAGTGACACCCCTGGTCTCTCCCAGCCTCCCCCCGTCGAG ATTCTTCTGTCCAGCTGTTCCCTGTGTAGAGCCTGTGACTCCCTAGTGTATGATGAGGAGATTATGGCAGGCTGGGCGCCTGACGACTCCAACCTCAACACCACCTGTCCCTTCTGCTCTCGACCTTTCGTGCCCTTGCTTAGTGTCCAGACCCTTGATTCCAGGCCCCG TGACCTTCACAACCCACCCACCTCTGCGAGTGCCAGCAACAAGGACGCTCCCCTGCCTGGGGGCCCCGGCCCGGTCCTCAGCGACCGGCGGCTCTGTCTCGCCCTAGATGACTCTTCTGTTTGTAACGGAGACGCTGAG AGCGTCCCTCGGAGGGTGGAAGGCGGGGCGTGGGCGTACCTGAGCCCTCTGGTGCTGCGCAAGGAGCTGGAATCCCTGGTGGAGAACGAGGGCAGCGAGGTGCTGGCGCTGCCGGAGCTCCCCGCCGCCCACCCCATCCTCTTCTGGAACCTGCTTTGGTACTTCCAGCGGCTCCGGCTGCCCAGCACCCTGCCCGGCCTCGTCCTGGCCGCAGGGGACGGGCCGCCCTCGGCCCAG GCCCCATCTCTGCCCTCAGAACCGGCTGCGGTGCAGGTGAGGCTGCTGTGGGACGTGCTGACCCCCGAGCCCGACAGCTGCCCTCCCCTCTACGTCCTTTGGAAGGCTCACA GCCAGATCCCCCACCGGGTGGCGTGGCCAGGCACGGCCCCTGCCCCTTTGAGCAGCCTGACTCTGCTGGAGGCCGTGCTTCTCCATGTGGGATTCAATGAAGTGCACAAGGCGGTGGCCCTTCTCCTGGACATGCTGGGCCCCCCGCCCGGGGGCCTGCATCTGCAGCG AAGCATCTATCGGGAGATCCTGTTCTTGACTATGGCTGCCCTGGGCAAGGACCATGTGGATATag CGGCCTTTGACAAGAAATACAAGGCGGCCTTCAATAAGCTGGCAAGCAGCTTGGGCAAGGAGGAGCTGCGGCGGCGGCGGGCACAGATGCCCAGCCCGAAGGCCATCGATTGTCGCAAGTGTTTTGGGGCACCTTTGGAATGCTAG